A stretch of Pomacea canaliculata isolate SZHN2017 linkage group LG6, ASM307304v1, whole genome shotgun sequence DNA encodes these proteins:
- the LOC112565739 gene encoding LOW QUALITY PROTEIN: lambda-crystallin homolog (The sequence of the model RefSeq protein was modified relative to this genomic sequence to represent the inferred CDS: deleted 1 base in 1 codon): MAEIVSEKVAIIGSGVIGQYWAMIFASGGYHVSLYDIDQSQVSRSLTAVKERLERYEQQGCLRGQTSAAEQVVLISGHTNLTECLKDAIYVQECVPEVAELKTKVFEQMDEMLSDSIVAASSSSCLGPSMFAGGMKNRDRVVVAHPVNPPYFIPLVEIVPGPWTAPDVIQKTQSIMRKVGQSPVTLKSEVPGFALNRIQYSIINECWNMFKEGILSAEDIDVVMRDGLGPRYAFIGPLETMHLNADGIVDYCKRYADGAYKVGQTLTIPPVQYDVPTAEKVLEEIGKKIPLEKLSERRQWRDDRLAALATLKRQG, translated from the exons ATGGCTGAAATAGTCTCTGAGAAAGTTGCCATCATTGGGAG TGGAGTCATTGGTCAGTACTGGGCCATGATCTTTGCAAGTGGTGGTTACCATGTGTCTTTGTATGACATTGACCAGTCCCAGGTTTCTCGTAGTTTAACAGCAGTGAAAGAGCGACTTGAACGATACGAGCAACAAGGTTGTCTGAGAGGTCAAACATCAGCCGCTGAACAGGTCGTACTCATTTCAGGTCACACCAACCTCACAGAATGCCTGAAAGATGCAATCTATGTTCAG gAATGTGTTCCTGAGGTTGCTGAGCTGAAGACAAAGGTTTTTGAACAGATGGATGAGATGCTTTCAGACAGCATAGTGGCGGCTAGTTCAAGCAGTTGTCTTGGTCCCTCAATGTTTGCAGGTGGAATGAAAAACCGTGACAGAGTTGTTGTTGCACATCCA GTGAATCCTCCTTACTTCATTCCCCTGGTGGAGATTGTGCCAGGACCCTGGACTGCTCCAGATGTCATTCAGAAGACACAGTCCATAATGCGGAAGGTTGGCCAATCACCAGTAACATTAAAGTCAGAGGTGCCAGGCTTTGCACTCAACCGCATTCAGTACTCTATTATTAATGAATGCTGGAACATGTTTAAG GAGGGTATTTTAAGTGCTGAAGACATTGATGTTGTGATGAGAGATGGACTGGGGCCTCGTTATGCTTTTATTGGGCCTCTGGAAACAATGCACCTCAATGCTGATG GAATCGTGGACTACTGCAAGAGATATGCAGATGGAGCGTACAAAGTGGGTCAGACCCTAACTATCCCACCTGTTCAATATGATGTCCCAACAGCC GAGAAAGTTCTAGAAGAAATTGGCAAGAAGATTCCCCTTGAAAAGCTAAGCGAACGTCGTCAGTGGAGGGATGATAGACTTGCCGCCCTTGCTACACTCAAACGGCAAGGCTGA
- the LOC112566077 gene encoding LOW QUALITY PROTEIN: peroxisomal fatty acid beta-oxidation multifunctional protein MFP2-like (The sequence of the model RefSeq protein was modified relative to this genomic sequence to represent the inferred CDS: inserted 2 bases in 2 codons) — MANAGDSTVAVIGSGLIGRSYAMLFASAGYQVSLYDVDIEQINRAKDAIRSQLQQLEEEGLLRGSLSKDEQYQLIRGVADLKSCVEDAFFVLECVPEQLEIKQNVWKEAETFITRDDVILSSSTSALLPSDISRNFRRKERFVVSHPTNPPFYAPLVEVVPASWTDADVVTRTLKLLGSIGLVPVLVRKEVKGFVLNRIQCAILGEAWRLVKDEVLAPRDVEKVMSCGLGARYXFIGPWETSYLNAEGMYVLRDRYADTFLAIQQDMGPPEKMEGPVLDLIQKDLEAIAGPLADIDKRRQWRNRRLAALAKLKKDLNDTGPQWKLCERCSIKKKMADSGDRKVAIIGSGLIGRSYAMLFASSGYQVSLYDIEIEQIDKAKDDIKSQLLKLEEEGLLRGNLSKXEQYQLIQGVTDLKSCVEDAFFVLECVPERLEIKQNVWKEAEPFITRDDVILSSSTSALLPSDISRNFLRKERFIISHPTNPPFYVPLVEVVPASWTDADVVTQTLKLLESIGLVPVLVRKEVKGFVLNRIQYAILAESWRLIRDGVMTAGDLDKVMSCGLGVRYAFMGPFETAYLNAEGMHSYSERYADMILGIQQDMGPPERMDGPVLDLIQIDMEATVGPVSEIQQRRQWRDRRLAALAKLKADLNKND, encoded by the exons ATGGCCAACGCTGGTGACTCCACTGTAGCAGTCATCGGAAG CGGCCTCATAGGCAGGAGTTACGCCATGCTCTTCGCCAGTGCCGGCTACCAGGTGTCGCTGTATGATGTTGACATCGAGCAGATCAACAGGGCCAAGGACGCCATCAGGTCTCAGCTACAGCAGCTGGAAGAAGAGGGTTTATTGCGGGGCAGTCTGTCCAAGGACGAGCAGTACCAGCTGATACGAGGGGTCGCTGACCTGAAGTCCTGCGTGGAAGACGCCTTCTTTGTCTTG GAGTGTGTTCCTGAGCAGCTCgaaatcaaacaaaatgtctggAAGGAAGCCGAAACCTTCATCACGCGCGATGACGTCATTCTATCAAGTTCCACGAGCGCCTTGTTGCCCTCGGACATTTCACGAAACTTTCGCCGAAAGGAACGATTCGTCGTCTCACATCCG ACCAATCCACCATTTTATGCCCCTCTCGTGGAAGTGGTACCTGCCTCTTGGACAGACGCTGACGTTGTTACCAGGACACTCAAGCTGTTAGGGAGCATAGGACTGGTTCCCGTGTTGGTCAGAAAAGAAGTGAAAGGTTTCGTACTCAACCGGATACAGTGTGCCATCCTGGGAGAAGCATGGCGTCTAGTCAAG GATGAGGTTCTGGCACCTCGTGACGTAGAAAAGGTCATGTCATGCGGTCTTGGTGCGCGTT GCTTTATAGGACCATGGGAAACATCTTACCTGAATGCTGAAG GAATGTACGTCTTGCGAGATCGCTACGCTGACACGTTCCTCGCCATCCAGCAGGACATGGGCCCACCGGAGAAAATGGAAGGACCAGTACTCGACCTCATCCAGAAAGACCTGGAGGCCATAGCAGGCCCTCTTGCAGACATCGACAAGCGGAGACAGTGGAGGAACCGTCGCCTGGCTGCTCTGGCCAAACTGAAGAAGGACTTGAATGACACTG GACCTCAGTGGAAGTTGTGCGAACGttgcagcattaaaaaaaaaatggctgacaGCGGTGACCGCAAAGTTGCAATCATCGGCAG CGGCCTCATTGGCAGGAGTTACGCCATGCTCTTCGCTAGTTCTGGCTACCAGGTGTCGCTGTACGACATTGAAATCGAGCAGATCGACAAGGCCAAGGACGACATCAAATCTCAGTTGCTGAAACTGGAAGAAGAGGGTTTATTGCGAGGCAATCTGTCTA ACGAGCAGTACCAACTGATTCAGGGGGTTACCGACCTGAAGTCCTGCGTGGAAGACGCCTTCTTCGTCTTG GAGTGTGTTCCCGAGCGGCTggaaatcaaacaaaatgtctggAAGGAAGCCGAACCCTTCATCACGCGCGATGACGTCATTCTATCAAGTTCCACCAGCGCCTTGTTACCCTCGGACATTTCAAGAAACTTTCTCCGAAAGGAACGTTTCATTATCTCACATCCG ACCAATCCTCCATTTTACGTCCCTCTTGTGGAAGTGGTACCTGCCTCCTGGACAGACGCAGACGTGGTCACCCAGACACTCAAGCTGTTAGAGAGCATAGGACTAGTTCCTGTTCTGGTCAGAAAGGAAGTGAAAGGCTTTGTCCTCAATAGGATACAGTACGCCATCCTTGCGGAATCGTGGAGACTTATCAGA GACGGGGTCATGACAGCAGGTGACTTAGACAAGGTCATGTCCTGTGGCCTTGGTGTTCGGTATGCCTTTATGGGACCATTTGAAACTGCCTACCTGAACGCTGAAG ggatgcacagctacaGTGAACGCTACGCGGACATGATTTTGGGCATTCAGCAGGACATGGGCCCACCGGAGAGGATGGACGGGCCAGTCTTGGACCTCATCCAGATAGACATGGAAGCCACTGTCGGCCCAGTCTCGGAAATCCAGCAGAGGAGACAATGGCGGGACCGCCGGCTGGCCGCTCTGGCCAAACTAAAAGCCGACCTGAACAAAAATGATTAA
- the LOC112566888 gene encoding LOW QUALITY PROTEIN: kinesin-like protein KIF25 (The sequence of the model RefSeq protein was modified relative to this genomic sequence to represent the inferred CDS: deleted 1 base in 1 codon), with protein MPLGIDRTEFFAGKCKELERQLRNRDERIAGLETDNAMLYLKLAQLRSQLQASRTEINAAEDASDRYAAFYASIFHQASQLQKQIQIMKSELSNIRGLALEFPRQVSRTLQRASTVAQHHKSMVQSQSFNITALADQVAQLQLALSDMTDRHGREKKRRQDLHNALMELRGNIRVHCRLRPLMEFDCGTEDLATLGRQGSKSEVVVHPVDDENLCVRTHKQNKVFEFERVYNPGEKQEAVFDEVQPMLTSLLDGYNICIMAYGQTGSGKTHTMLGSHRNDDYNPSKEPHPDEGVIPRASRELFRLIEEKAPGTHAVEVSVVEVYNNDIRDLLSKDPNAKHDVVASGDGGVNFPTVMCKPVDTVYEVMSLVQHGLRTRRETATMVHEHSSRSHLVVTLTVISKAPSFFSLPQSTSTEVLNTEGAAVKKTRSTLTHAQSWSGEQIQAAVPPTPPAPAPTVRTKLQLVDLAGSECVGMSGVKGVALREASYINKSLSALADVLGALSEHRGHVPYRNSRLTHFLQDSIGGDAKLLVLLCVSPAQRYITESLQCLGFGQRARQVQRGPTKRRLPSSAEKVDSPKAASSVFGHHQHPLLHDNCHCSVNSFSPFKIFFQSLF; from the exons ATGCCTCTTGGAATCGACAGAACAGAATTTTTTGCAGGAAAGTGCAAGGAATTAGAAAGACAGCTCCGG AACAGGGATGAAAGAATTGCTGGCTTGGAGACAGATAATGCTATGCTGTACCTAAAGCTGGCACAACTTAGAAGTCAACTACAGGCAAGCCGTACTGAAATCAATGCAGCTGAAGATGCAAGTGACAGATATGCTGCCTTCTACGCAAGCATCTTTCATCAGGCCTCTCAACTTCAAAAGCAAATCCAG ATTATGAAAAGTGAGCTGTCCAACATCCGTGGTCTTGCCTTAGAGTTTCCTCGCCAGGTGTCCCGGACTCTGCAGCGTGCAAGCACTGTGGCACAGCACCATAAAAGCATGGTGCAGTCCCAGTCTTTCAACATCACAG CATTAGCAGATCAAGTTGCTCAGCTGCAGCTTGCATTGTCTGACATGACAGATCGCCAtggcagagaa aagaaacgcCGACAAGACTTGCACAATGCACTCATG GAACTCCGGGGTAATATTAGAGTTCATTGCAGGTTGAGACCGCTAATGGAGTTTGACTGTGGAACAGAGGACCTCGCTACATTGGGAag ACAAGGCAGTAAGTCAGAAGTGGTTGTTCATCCAGTGGATGAT GAAAATCTGTGTGTTCGAAcccataaacaaaataaagtgtttgaatttgaaag ggtatACAACCCAGGAGAAAAACAAGAGGCAGTCTTTGATGAAGTGCAACCTATGCTTACTTCATTGTTGGATGGTTATAACATCTGCATCATGGCTTATGGTCAGACAGGCAGTGGCAAGACACACACAATGCTTGGATCTCATCGCAATGACGATTATAACCCTTCTAAAGAGCCACACCCAGACGAGGGAGTTATTCCCCGAGCTTCACGGGAACTCTTTAG ACTCATTGAAGAGAAAGCTCCAGGCACACATGCAGTTGAAGTGTCTGTGGTGGAAGTCTACAACAATGACATCCGGGATCTTCTCAGCAAAGATCCTAACGCAAAGCATGATGTTGTTGCTAGTGGTGATGGGGGTGTCAATTTCCCAACAGTCATGTGCAA ACCAGTGGACACAGTCTATGAAGTCATGAGTCTTGTTCAGCATGGACTTCGCACACGCCGTGAAACAGCAACCATGGTTCACGAACATTCCAGTCGCTCTCACCTTGTTGTAACATTGACTGTTATCTCAAAGGCACCaagctttttttcccttccgCAAAGTACATCAACAGAGGTACTGAACACTGAAG GTGCTGCTGTCAAGAAAACACGTTCAACACTCACACATGCCCAGTCATGGTCTGGTGAACAGATACAGGCAGCAGTACCACCGACTCCACCAGCACCTGCCCCAACTGTTCGCACCAAACTTCAGCTGGTAGACCTGGCAGGAAGCGAGTGTGTAG GAATGTCTGGGGTAAAGGGAGTGGCACTGAGAGAAGCATCATACATCAACAAAAGTCTGTCAGCTTTGGCAGATGTGCTGGGAGCATTATCAGAACATAGAGGACATGTTCCTTACAGAAACAGTCGACTGACGCATTTCTTGCAGGATTCTATTG GGGGTGATGCCAAGTTGCTGGTTCTTCTCTGCGTTTCTCCAGCACAACGTTACATCACAGAATCTCTGCAATGTCTAGGATTTGGCCAAAGGGCCAGGCAAGTCCAACGTGGACCAACCAAACGGCGCCTGCCATCCTCAGCAGAAAAAGTAGACAGCCCCAAAGCAGCCAGCAGCGTGTTCGGCCATCATCAGCATCCACTCCTTCACGATAATTGCCATTGTTCTGTCAATAGCTTTTCGccatttaagatttttttccaaagtctGTTTTAA
- the LOC112566078 gene encoding LOW QUALITY PROTEIN: uncharacterized protein LOC112566078 (The sequence of the model RefSeq protein was modified relative to this genomic sequence to represent the inferred CDS: inserted 1 base in 1 codon; deleted 2 bases in 2 codons), with the protein MAQLQKPCRIGDDVSDIETPALLVCLDRLEANIRKMQTTMSQNYPGVAVRPHAKTHKSPGIARLQVREGAVGVCCQTVTEAEAMVERGVNDVFVSNEMVSKSKLRRLGSLAKTAKISLAVDSCENLRDVSDVASDMGVNIDIVVELSVGGFRVKPASGSAAERSSGVKLVVDKKLALFLHLYKLYTAQALSGAGIKCDYVTGAGTGTFCYEAGSKVFTEIQPGSYAVMDADYRRNLAEDGEFISEFQQSLFVLSTVPSTPEDGTRVVLDAGMKSDNYDMGLFTAFRLPELTYYCGGDNHGIVSPXGELKLGTKVWLIPGHCDPTINLYDWIVGIRKGKVECVWSISGRGPGL; encoded by the exons ATGGCTCAGCTCCAAAAACCCTGTCGAATCGGAGATGATGTCTCAGACATCGAGACACCGGCTCTTCTCGTGTGCTTGGATCGCTTAGAAGCCAACATCCGAAAGATGCAGACGACGATGTCACAAAACTATCCTGGGGTGGCCGTGCGGCCTCACGCCAAGACACACAAGAGCCCCGGCATAGCGCGGCTACAG GTGAGGGAGGGAGCTGTCGGCGTGTGTTGTCAGACGGTCACCGAGGCGGAAGCCATGGTGGAAAGAGGTGTGAACGACGTCTTTGTGTCAAACGAG ATGGTCTCAAAGTCGAAACTCAGACGCCTGGGCTCGCTGGCGAAGACGGCCAAAATCTCGCTTGCCGTGGACAGTTGCGAGAATCTGCGAGACGTCAGCGACGTTGCCTCTGATATGGGTGTCAACATCGACATCGTCGTTGAGCTCAGTGTTGGAGGATTCAG GGTGAAGCCAGCATCCGGGTCAGCAGCAGAACGCAGCAGCGGCGTGAAGTTGGTGGTAGACAAA AAACTCGCGTTATTCCTACATCTTTATAAACTTTATACTGCGCAGGCCCTGTCTGGAGCTGGAATCAAATGCGACTACGTCACAGGTGCAGGGACGGGTACCTTCTGCTACGAGGCTGGCAGCAAGGTGTTCACTGAAATACAGCCT GGATCCTATGCTGTGATGGACGCCGATTACAGACGTAATCTAGCAGAAGATGGAGAGTTTATTTCAGAG TTTCAACAGAGCCTATTCGTCCTCTCTACTGTTCCA AGTACACCGGAAGATGGAACTAGAGTGGTTCTGGATGCTGGCATGAAA TCAGATAACTATGATATGGGGCTTTTTACAGCTTTCAGACTACCAGAATTGACGTACTATTGTGGTGGGGACAACCATGGTATTGTCTCGC CAGGTGAACTAAAGCTGGGGACCAAAGTGTGGCTTATCCCGGGTCACTGTGACCCAACAATCAACCTGTATGATTGGATTGTAGGAATCAGAAAGGGAAAAGTAGAATGTGTCTGGTCTATCAGTGGCAGGGGTCCAGGGTTGTGA